A stretch of Rhizobium sp. BT03 DNA encodes these proteins:
- a CDS encoding MoaF C-terminal domain-containing protein: MNENPKDWKTYDEFAYGIDTNRLPASDALAGSSHRIGFDDGRILDLAFGKDEAEWSDGKESATDKAEVIEVAPNTYFIEIVFAGRPREAETLILNVETRRVLSIYSIVRDAKDAAGEPQVAQVFRPGIVEGGAASGPEPAESRDLIGLRAHFTYSPNHVYEHTYLSSQRYAWQCLVGVQRGHGDVDLTTTYRFDENQYVFTFREFKIPVASTFFYNFDDMRSTGKFLGITGDGRIQNSPAGAFIRKASMTYYLPSQEPV, from the coding sequence ATGAACGAAAATCCGAAGGATTGGAAAACCTACGACGAATTCGCCTATGGCATCGACACCAACCGCCTGCCGGCGAGCGACGCGCTGGCCGGCTCTTCCCATAGGATCGGTTTCGATGACGGCCGTATACTCGACCTTGCCTTCGGCAAAGACGAGGCCGAATGGTCGGACGGCAAGGAAAGCGCCACCGACAAGGCTGAGGTGATCGAGGTCGCGCCGAACACCTATTTCATCGAGATCGTTTTCGCCGGCCGCCCGCGGGAGGCCGAAACGCTGATCCTCAACGTCGAGACCCGGCGAGTGCTCTCGATCTATTCGATCGTCCGCGACGCCAAGGATGCCGCCGGCGAACCGCAGGTGGCGCAGGTCTTCCGGCCTGGTATCGTCGAGGGCGGTGCCGCGAGCGGACCGGAGCCGGCGGAAAGCCGCGATCTTATCGGGCTCAGGGCGCATTTCACCTACAGCCCCAATCATGTCTACGAACACACCTACCTCTCCTCGCAGCGCTATGCCTGGCAGTGCCTGGTCGGCGTCCAGCGCGGCCATGGCGACGTCGATCTGACGACCACCTACAGGTTCGACGAAAACCAATATGTCTTCACCTTCCGGGAGTTCAAAATTCCGGTCGCCTCAACCTTCTTCTACAATTTCGACGACATGCGCTCGACCGGCAAATTCCTCGGCATCACCGGCGACGGACGCATCCAGAACAGCCCGGCCGGCGCTTTCATCCGCAAGGCTTCGATGACCTATTACCTGCCAAGCCAGGAACCGGTGTGA
- a CDS encoding nuclear transport factor 2 family protein → MKRAFDIVKAHYDANDRRDMDGMLADIASDCRWTEMDGFPCAGTYVGPQEVFRHVFQALGETFDGYTFKLERLLDAGDDVIAIGGYSGTHRQTGKSFKARVVHAWRVADGKIRRFEQFTDTLRVAESMR, encoded by the coding sequence ATGAAAAGAGCTTTCGACATCGTGAAGGCGCATTACGACGCCAACGACCGCCGCGATATGGACGGCATGCTGGCCGACATCGCATCCGATTGCCGCTGGACCGAAATGGACGGATTTCCCTGTGCCGGCACCTATGTCGGCCCGCAGGAAGTCTTCAGGCACGTCTTCCAGGCGCTCGGCGAGACATTTGACGGCTACACCTTCAAGCTGGAGCGCCTCCTCGATGCCGGAGACGACGTCATCGCCATCGGCGGCTATAGCGGCACCCACCGGCAGACCGGAAAATCCTTCAAGGCCCGCGTCGTCCATGCCTGGCGCGTGGCGGACGGCAAGATCCGGCGCTTCGAGCAGTTCACCGATACGCTACGCGTCGCGGAATCGATGCGATAA